One part of the Arachidicoccus terrestris genome encodes these proteins:
- a CDS encoding RNA polymerase sigma factor, producing MSYHPINNETDLVVSLKKREESAYSYLYDHYSAALYGFILQITSEQELAKDILQDVFIKAFQKIDLYDGQKGGLYTWLTQIARNTAIDKLRSKQYQKGQRTFPLDEEKIANSEEGGTVVPNMDHLGIDKVLVELDETHKKIIDLAYFHGFTQHEIAKEMGMPIGTVKTKVRSALIQLRKLLNIV from the coding sequence TTGAGTTATCACCCAATAAATAATGAAACAGATCTGGTCGTCTCTTTAAAAAAGAGAGAGGAATCTGCCTACAGTTATTTGTATGATCACTACAGTGCAGCGCTTTATGGTTTCATACTTCAGATCACCTCTGAGCAGGAATTGGCGAAGGATATATTGCAGGACGTTTTTATAAAAGCATTTCAGAAAATAGATCTGTATGACGGACAAAAGGGCGGCCTGTACACATGGCTTACACAGATCGCTCGTAATACGGCCATTGATAAATTAAGATCCAAACAATATCAGAAAGGGCAGCGGACCTTCCCTCTGGATGAGGAAAAGATCGCCAACAGCGAAGAAGGCGGAACAGTCGTGCCCAATATGGATCATCTCGGCATAGACAAAGTATTGGTGGAATTAGATGAAACACATAAGAAAATAATAGATCTTGCATACTTCCACGGGTTTACGCAGCATGAAATCGCGAAAGAAATGGGCATGCCCATCGGAACAGTAAAAACCAAGGTGCGGAGTGCATTGATTCAGTTAAGAAAATTATTAAATATAGTATAG
- a CDS encoding anti-sigma factor has translation MDLKDYISSGVLENFVLGLLSENERSGVMHMMKLHPEVADYVRSLEHTLERYGQLHAAVPPGELKSAIMDRIRAQKEEVEAHQLIAPRPEHNVSLWRKLAIAGMVLLLCSIGLNIYLGSKNNRKDVRIQHLSEQRQRLVTDSLQTRQRLIQSERQIALLSDPDLQPITMNGVKQHPGIKATVYWSPDNRTVFLSNSELPDIPAGKAYQLWAIIDGKPVDLGLYTPKDEEHLPIQMKNTKAGKVQAFAITLEKEGGSPTPTMEQMYVMGPVL, from the coding sequence TTGGATTTAAAAGATTACATATCATCTGGTGTCCTGGAGAACTTTGTTCTCGGTCTGCTCTCTGAAAATGAGCGCAGTGGGGTCATGCACATGATGAAACTTCATCCTGAGGTGGCTGACTATGTCCGTTCTCTTGAGCATACACTGGAGCGCTACGGTCAACTCCATGCAGCCGTGCCTCCCGGTGAACTAAAGTCTGCTATAATGGATCGCATCAGGGCGCAGAAAGAAGAAGTGGAAGCCCATCAACTTATTGCCCCGAGACCGGAGCATAATGTAAGTCTTTGGCGGAAGCTGGCGATAGCGGGTATGGTTCTATTACTGTGCAGTATTGGTCTGAACATATATTTGGGATCCAAAAACAACAGAAAAGACGTGAGGATTCAACATCTGTCTGAGCAACGGCAGCGACTGGTAACCGATAGTCTGCAGACACGTCAACGCCTTATCCAGTCGGAAAGACAAATAGCCTTGCTGTCTGACCCGGATCTTCAGCCTATTACCATGAACGGCGTTAAGCAACATCCTGGCATCAAAGCAACCGTTTACTGGAGTCCAGATAACAGAACAGTTTTCCTAAGCAATTCTGAGCTTCCCGATATCCCGGCGGGTAAGGCTTATCAGCTATGGGCCATTATTGATGGAAAGCCCGTTGATCTGGGCCTTTACACACCAAAAGACGAGGAGCACCTTCCCATTCAAATGAAAAATACAAAGGCAGGAAAAGTCCAGGCTTTTGCCATAACTTTAGAAAAAGAAGGGGGTAGCCCGACACCTACCATGGAGCAGATGTATGTCATGGGTCCCGTTTTATAG
- a CDS encoding globin family protein, whose translation MKTRSKIGLFVVPFTCILLLFGACHSNDKNDMTVIPSTPLYDTLGWFIQGAKGQVAGQGTKMINDPDNEGQKIQAGRLAIRTVVNKALGVIASDNRLAVYFPTLLAEVGDGNTTGLAHLLNSFTDFVQTAVSKQNVYKGPDMKTVHNHATFARFGSDDHPTSTKADFDIFVGDVAQAAQSLDVPASVIGQLGALLYTTEGDIASDAD comes from the coding sequence ATGAAAACCAGATCAAAAATCGGTCTTTTCGTGGTTCCTTTCACTTGCATTCTTCTGCTTTTCGGCGCATGTCACAGCAATGATAAAAACGATATGACCGTTATCCCTTCCACACCACTGTATGATACCTTAGGCTGGTTTATTCAGGGAGCGAAAGGACAGGTTGCCGGTCAGGGCACAAAAATGATCAACGATCCGGATAATGAAGGGCAAAAGATACAGGCCGGCCGCCTGGCCATCAGAACGGTAGTCAATAAAGCGCTCGGTGTCATTGCATCCGACAACCGTCTGGCAGTTTATTTTCCTACATTACTTGCCGAGGTTGGGGATGGTAATACCACTGGGCTGGCCCATCTATTAAACTCATTCACCGATTTTGTCCAGACAGCGGTCAGTAAGCAAAATGTCTATAAAGGGCCGGATATGAAGACGGTTCATAACCATGCAACCTTTGCCAGATTCGGGTCAGATGACCATCCAACAAGCACGAAAGCCGATTTTGATATCTTTGTGGGAGATGTTGCTCAGGCTGCTCAATCCTTGGATGTTCCTGCAAGCGTTATCGGCCAGCTAGGCGCGTTGTTATATACTACGGAAGGCGATATCGCCTCTGATGCCGATTAG